The Panicum virgatum strain AP13 chromosome 5K, P.virgatum_v5, whole genome shotgun sequence genome has a window encoding:
- the LOC120709114 gene encoding probable phosphoribosylformylglycinamidine synthase, chloroplastic/mitochondrial — protein sequence MASPGQMTSSNLLHTKGFPGNMGKRYGLIGATSLGSRRLRMSQRCFHQQHLFWPRAQRVKIRNIRMSSSPGAVASKGFDSPLVEKSDSALNGGIIHLYRVPFLQESETMELLKKVKAKVSASIADIMTEQCFNIQLDNPLTPEKLSTLHWLLAETYEPEKLQTRSFLEEEVSGSSSAVIVEVGPRMTFSTAFSSNAVSICKSISLVEVTRLERSRRYLLRLEPGSDPLDEIQLKEFAALVHDRMTECVYPNKLKSFQSDVVPEPVRVVPVIERGKEALEEINVRMGLAFDKQDIDYYTHLFRDYIKRNPTTVELFDIAQSNSEHSRHWFFNGKLLIDGETMPNTLFQLVKRPLKANPNNSVIGFKDNSSAIKGFPVNQLRPTIPGSTSPLSIMMRELDILFTAETHNFPCAVAPYPGAETGAGGRIRDTHATGKGSFVVASTAGYCVGNLRIESSYAPWEDPSFSYPVNLASPLQILVDASDGASDYGNKFGEPLIQGYTRTFGMRLLNGERREWLKPIMFSGAIGQIDHAHISKGDPEIGMLVVKIGGPAYRIGMGGGAASSMVSGQNDAELDFNAVQRGDAEMAQKLYRVVRACAEMGQNNPIISIHDQGAGGNCNVVKEIIYPEGAEIDIRSIVVGDHTLSVLEIWGAEYQEQDALLVKPESRSLLESLCQRERVSMAVIGKIDGCGKIVLIDSAAVEHAKLNGLPPPNPVEELELEKVLGDMPQKTFEFKRVSQVTEPLDIAPEVTLLDALKRVLRLPSVCSKRFLTTKVDRCVTGLVAQQQTVGPLQIPLADVAVIAQTYTDLTGGACSIGEQPIKGLLNPKAMARLAVGEALTNLVWAEVTSLADVKASGNWMYAAKLDGEGADMYDAAVALADCMIELGIAIDGGKDSLSMAAQCDGEVVKAPGNLVISTYVTCPDITLTVTPDLKLGNDGILLHIDLAKGNRRLGGSALAQAFDQIGNDCPDIDDVPYLKKVFEAIQELITQRLISAGHDISDGGLIVSVLEMAFAGNCGLKLDIDLEDRSLLEGLFAEELGLIIEVNSEYLNVVKQKLEAASVSANVIGEVTSSPDIEVFVDGNLHLKEKTSDLRDLWEETSFQLEELQRLKSCVKLEKEGLKSRTSPSWSLSFTPKFTDENLLIASSKPKVAIIREEGSNGDREMAAAFHAAGFEPWDITMSDLLAGKSSLMDFRGIAFVGGFSYADVLDSAKGWAASIRFNQPLIQQFQDFYHKPDTFSLGVCNGCQLMALLGWVPGSDIGGSLGLGGEMSQPRFIHNESGRFECRFTSVSIGNSPAIMFKGMEGSTLGVWSAHGEGRAFFPDENVLAAVVKSNLAPVRYCDDGNNITETYPFNPNGSPLGIAALCSPDGRHLAMMPHPERCFMMWQYPWYPKEWQVEKSGPSPWLRMFQNARDWCS from the coding sequence CAGTTGGACAATCCACTTACTCCTGAGAAGCTTTCTACACTTCACTGGCTCTTAGCAGAAACTTATGAACCTGAGAAGTTGCAAACTAGGAGCTTTCTGGAGGAGGAAGTGTCTGGAAGTTCTAGTGCTGTCATTGTTGAGGTTGGTCCCCGGATGACATTTTCGACTGCATTCTCATCCAACGCTGTCTCTATCTGTAAATCTATCTCATTAGTAGAAGTGACTCGACTGGAGAGATCAAGAAGATATCTTTTGCGCCTTGAGCCTGGTAGTGACCCACTTGATGAAATTCAGCTCAAAGAATTCGCTGCGTTGGTTCATGATAGAATGACAGAGTGCGTTTATCCCAACAAGCTCAAATCATTTCAGTCAGATGTAGTTCCTGAACCTGTCCGTGTTGTTCCAGTCATTGAAAGGGGAAAAGAAGCATTGGAAGAAATAAATGTGAGGATGGGGCTTGCTTTTGATAAACAAGATATTGACTACTATACACACCTCTTCAGAGACTATATCAAACGCAACCCAACTACTGTGGAACTTTTTGATATTGCACAATCCAATAGTGAACACAGCAGACATTGGTTTTTTAATGGGAAGCTTTTAATAGATGGAGAAACCATGCCAAACACTTTGTTCCAGTTAGTGAAGAGACCCCTGAAGGCCAACCCCAATAACTCTGTCATTGGATTCAAGGATAATTCGAGTGCAATAAAAGGATTCCCAGTAAATCAACTGCGCCCAACAATTCCGGGTTCCACTTCACCATTATCCATCATGATGCGTGAGCTTGATATTTTATTCACAGCAGAGACCCATAATTTTCCATGTGCTGTTGCACCATACCCTGGAGCCGAGACAGGTGCAGGTGGCCGTATAAGAGACACACATGCCACTGGAAAGGGTTCATTTGTTGTTGCTTCCACTGCTGGTTACTGTGTTGGTAATCTTCGAATTGAAAGTTCATACGCACCCTGGGAGGACCCTTCATTTTCTTACCCAGTGAACCTAGCCTCTCCATTGCAAATTCTTGTTGATGCTAGTGATGGGGCGTCTGACTACGGGAACAAGTTTGGTGAGCCTCTAATTCAGGGATATACCAGAACATTTGGGATGAGGTTGCTAAATGGCGAGCGGCGTGAGTGGTTGAAGCCGATAATGTTCAGTGGAGCGATTGGGCAAATTGACCATGCACATATATCAAAGGGTGATCCAGAAATTGGCATGCTAGTTGTGAAGATTGGTGGTCCAGCATACAGAATTGGTATGGGTGGTGGTGCTGCCTCAAGTATGGTTAGTGGCCAGAATGATGCAGAGCTTGATTTCAATGCAGTTCAGCGTGGAGATGCTGAGATGGCACAGAAACTGTATCGTGTGGTCAGGGCATGTGCAGAAATGGGACAGAACAACCCCATCATCAGCATTCACGATCAGGGTGCAGGAGGAAATTGTAATGTTGTGAAGGAAATAATATATCCTGAGGGTGCTGAAATTGATATCCGTTCAATAGTTGTTGGTGATCATACATTGTCGGTCTTGGAGATATGGGGTGCTGAGTACCAGGAGCAGGATGCACTACTTGTGAAGCCCGAGAGCAGAAGCCTTCTGGAGTCGCTTTGTCAGAGGGAAAGGGTTTCAATGGCTGTCATTGGGAAAATTGATGGCTGTGGAAAAATTGTGTTGATTGATAGTGCTGCTGTGGAGCATGCGAAGTTGAATGGCCTCCCTCCTCCAAACCCTGTTGAAGAACTTGAGCTTGAAAAAGTTCTAGGAGATATGCCTCAGAAGACCTTCGAGTTCAAGCGTGTTTCACAAGTCACAGAGCCTTTAGACATTGCACCAGAGGTAACACTGCTGGATGCTCTGAAGCGAGTATTAAGGCTCCCATCCGTCTGTTCAAAGCGTTTCTTAACCACAAAAGTTGATAGGTGTGTGACAGGTCTTGTTGCACAACAGCAGACAGTTGGGCCTCTTCAGATCCCGCTTGCTGATGTGGCTGTTATTGCACAGACATACACAGACCTCACAGGTGGTGCTTGCAGCATTGGAGAACAACCAATAAAGGGTTTGCTTAATCCCAAGGCAATGGCTAGACTTGCTGTTGGGGAGGCCTTGACTAATCTTGTTTGGGCAGAGGTTACATCCCTCGCTGATGTCAAAGCAAGTGggaattggatgtatgctgcaaaGCTTGACGGTGAAGGTGCAGATATGTATGATGCAGCAGTTGCACTGGCTGACTGCATGATTGAACTTGGTATTGCAATAGATGGGGGAAAGGACAGTCTTTCCATGGCAGCTCAATGTGATGGCGAGGTTGTCAAAGCTCCTGGAAATCTGGTTATTAGTACTTATGTCACATGTCCTGATATAACATTGACAGTAACCCCTGATTTGAAGCTCGGTAATGATGGAATTCTTCTGCATATTGACCTCGCTAAAGGAAATCGCCGTCTTGGTGGTTCTGCTCTTGCACAAGCATTTGATCAAATTGGAAATGACTGCCCAGACATTGATGATGTTCCATACTTGAAGAAAGTATTCGAGGCCATTCAGGAACTGATCACTCAACGTCTTATTTCAGCAGGCCATGACATAAGTGATGGTGGCCTTATTGTGAGTGTCCTTGAGATGGCATTTGCTGGTAATTGTGGTTTAAAGCTGGATATAGACTTGGAAGACAGGAGCCTTCTTGAAGGTCTTTTTGCAGAGGAGCTTGGCCTCATTATTGAAGTGAATTCAGAATATCTCAATGTTGTGAAGCAAAAGCTTGAAGCAGCAAGTGTTTCTGCTAATGTAATTGGAGAGGTTACTAGCTCACCGGATATAGAAGTTTTTGTTGATGGCAATCTGCATCTCAAGGAAAAAACTTCAGATCTCAGGGATCTCTGGGAGGAAACGAGCTTCCAGCTTGAAGAGTTACAACGCCTGAAATCTTGTGTCAAACTTGAGAAAGAAGGGCTAAAAAGCAGAACGTCGCCATCATGGTCTCTGTCCTTCACTCCCAAATTCACAGATGAGAATCTTTTGATTGCATCCTCGAAACCAAAAGTCGCTATCATTCGTGAAGAAGGGAGCAATGGTGACAGGGAAATGGCTGCTGCATTCCATGCTGCAGGATTCGAACCATGGGATATCACAATGTCAGACCTCTTGGCTGGGAAGTCCTCTCTAATGGATTTCCGTGGAATTGCGTTTGTTGGTGGCTTCAGCTATGCAGACGTGCTGGACTCAGCAAAAGGCTGGGCTGCATCAATCAGGTTTAACCAACCCCTCATTCAGCAATTCCAGGATTTCTACCATAAGCCAGACACTTTCAGCCTTGGAGTATGCAATGGTTGCCAGCTTATGGCTCTTCTTGGTTGGGTTCCAGGATCAGATATTGGAGGTTCTCTTGGCTTAGGTGGAGAAATGTCCCAGCCAAGGTTTATTCACAATGAATCTGGTCGTTTTGAATGTCGGTTTACCAGTGTGTCCATTGGGAATTCTCCCGCAATCATGTTCAAAGGGATGGAAGGTTCTACCTTGGGTGTTTGGAGTGCTCATGGTGAGGGAAGAGCTTTCTTCCCAGATGAAAATGTTCTAGCTGCAGTTGTGAAGTCTAATCTGGCTCCTGTGCGATATTGCGATGACGGTAACAATATAACTGAGACCTATCCCTTCAATCCCAATGGTTCCCCACTAGGCATTGCAGCCCTTTGCTCCCCTGATGGAAGGCACCTTGCCATGATGCCACACCCAGAGCGTTGCTTCATGATGTGGCAATATCCATGGTATCCAAAGGAATGGCAGGTTGAGAAGAGTGGCCCCAGCCCTTGGCTGCGGATGTTCCAGAATGCTCGTGATTGGTGTTCGTAG